From one Rosa rugosa chromosome 4, drRosRugo1.1, whole genome shotgun sequence genomic stretch:
- the LOC133743188 gene encoding cation/H(+) antiporter 2-like: MDATHKFVCQDDLANPLAAMAVQVSCILVISHFFHILLKALGQPGPIAQILAGLVLGPSGLCNIKKVKHYFLPPSAAQYYEMFGFFCRILFMFLFGLEVDIAFIRRNLRVVCILACGGASVGAIFGLVSSFFLREYFLEKSLGKANYVIAMMLFVAYSATPVVNRLAAELRFATSDIGRLAVSSALVIELTCLLIFNFMILCTSGKMVGNAFLVLVGLVLVLVAFRYMATWLNKRINNHKYLRNPEVFIILSILIATSMLIELANFNSIIACFLAGMAFPKEGKTARTLLHKLTYSVHNFVLPIYFGYIGFQFDGTYFSNMSNILIVLVLVLLCICSKIGGVLAVCHYLKIPFSEGVFLAFVLNLKGHADLLFIGTAAKKLFEWTPMAYNLLVMTVVISTVISGPMVAILMKKEYQLFAHTHTTLSTELEKPENELRVLGCVYGPRQVNAILSVIATLRGPQTSPIMPYLAHLIELQKKRRTNVSYHELEDDEMSDEEEYGGNDVVEIHRAVDAFTVETSILINIIKTVSTLAGLYEDVCTAAEDLRTTIILLPFHKHQRIDGKMEIGKQAVRTTNQKILRHAPSTVGIIVEKGLAGSLGFSQLTRVDTVQHVATLFFGGPDDREAIAWSTRIANHTKINLTVIRFLPTESSNTRNMKVDSEKGNNDIEVFMALSSLEMGNDIDNSFLNDFYNGFVASGKVGYVEKYVNNGTETVAALRDIGDLYTLFIVGRGGRGHSPLTTQMSDWEECPELGTVGDLLASSDFNVSGSILVVQQHRHTKKDLIDD, from the exons ATGGATGCAACTCACAAATTCGTATGCCAAGATGATTTGGCTAACCCACTAGCGGCCATGGCCGTCCAAGTCTCTTGCATTCTCGTCATCTCACACTTCTTTCACATTCTGCTCAAGGCATTGGGTCAACCAGGTCCCATTGCTCAGATCCTA GCTGGTTTGGTGTTAGGTCCTTCGGGATTGTGTAATATAAAGAAAGTAAAGCATTACTTCTTACCCCCTTCAGCTGCACAATACTACGAGATGTTCGGGTTCTTCTGCCGCATCCTCTTCATGTTCCTGTTTGGTTTGGAGGTGGACATTGCTTTCATTAGGCGAAACCTTCGTGTTGTGTGCATACTTGCATGCGGCGGTGCCTCAGTAGGAGCCATTTTTGGGTTGGTCTCGTCCTTCTTTTTGCGTGAATACTTTTTGGAAAAATCCCTTGGTAAGGCAAATTATGTCATCGCCATGATGTTATTTGTAGCCTACTCCGCCACCCCAGTCGTCAACCGTCTAGCAGCAGAGCTGAGATTTGCAACCTCAGACATTGGACGCTTGGCGGTGTCTTCTGCACTGGTCATTGAGCTTACTTGCTTACTGAtattcaatttcatgatcttGTGCACGTCAGGAAAAATGGTAGGAAACGCCTTCTTAGTCCTAGTAGGGTTGGTGCTTGTGCTCGTTGCCTTCAGGTACATGGCTACATGGTTGAACAAACGCATCAATAACCACAAGTACCTTAGAAACCCTGAGGTGTTTATCATACTATCGATTCTAATAGCGACTTCTATGCTGATTGAACTGGCCAATTTCAACAGCATCATAGCTTGCTTTCTTGCTGGCATGGCATTCCCTAAAGAAGGGAAAACGGCAAGAACATTACTACATAAACTCACTTACTCTGTTCACAACTTTGTACTTCCTATTTATTTTGGGTACATCGGCTTCCAATTTGACGGGACTTATTTTAGTAACATGTCCAACATATTGATTGTTCTCGTGCTGGTGCTGTTGTGCATCTGCAGCAAGATTGGCGGCGTTCTTGCAGTTTGCCACTATTTGAAGATTCCATTCAGTGAAGGGGTTTTCCTTGCTTTTGTATTGAACTTGAAGGGGCATGCTGATCTCTTATTCATAGGCACCGCGGCCAAAAAACTATTC GAATGGACCCCTATGGCTTACAATTTGTTAGTAATGACAGTCGTTATTAGCACTGTAATATCAGGGCCAATGGTGGCTATCCTAATGAAAAAAGAATATCAATTGTTcgctcacacacacacaacacTGAGTACTGAACTGGAAAAGCCTGAGAATGAGCTTCGAGTGCTGGGATGCGTGTATGGACCTCGTCAAGTAAACGCTATACTCTCAGTGATAGCAACATTAAGAGGTCCTCAAACATCACCCATAATGCCCTACCTGGCTCACCTAATCGAGCTACAAAAGAAGCGCAGAACCAATGTGTCGTATCATGAGCTCGAAGATGATGAAATGAGCGATGAGGAAGAGTACGGTGGCAATGATGTGGTGGAAATCCATAGGGCAGTTGACGCCTTTACTGTAGAGACCAGCATTCTAATCAACATAATCAAAACCGTGTCAACTTTAGCTGGCCTGTATGAGGATGTGTGCACTGCTGCTGAGGACTTGCGCACAACGATCATTTTGTTGCCGTTTCACAAGCATCAGCGCATCGATGGGAAGATGGAGATTGGGAAACAGGCTGTACGGACGACGAACCAGAAGATTCTTCGCCATGCACCTAGTACTGTTGGGATTATTGTGGAGAAAGGGCTAGCTGGATCTTTAGGGTTCTCGCAGCTGACTAGGGTGGACACTGTCCAGCATGTTGCAACTCTATTTTTCGGAGGGCCTGATGATCGTGAAGCTATTGCGTGGAGTACTCGAATTGCAAATCATACAAAGATTAATTTGACGGTGATTAGATTCCTGCCTACAGAATCATCAAACACGAGGAATATGAAGGTAGACTCGGAGAAGGGGAACAATGACATTGAGGTCTTCATGGCGTTGTCAAGTTTGGAAATGGGCAATGATATTGACAATTCCTTTCTTAATGACTTCTATAACGG GTTTGTTGCGTCTGGTAAAGTTGGATATGTTGAGAAGTATGTAAACAATGGGACAGAAACAGTGGCAGCTCTACGAGACATTGGGGACTTGTACACGCTGTTTATAGTAGGGCGAGGTGGGCGAGGACACTCACCATTAACCACCCAAATGAGTGATTGGGAAGAATGTCCTGAACTGGGAACGGTTGGAGATCTTTTGGCTTCTTCAGACTTCAACGTCAGTGGTTCAATTTTGGTAGTTCAACAACATAGACACACGAAGAAAGACCTTATAGATGATTAG